Proteins from a genomic interval of Salinivibrio kushneri:
- a CDS encoding formate--tetrahydrofolate ligase, with the protein MLPDVEICRNTTLAPISTIAKQAGLIDSEFKTQGSYKAKVSLDCVKRLASNRTGKLVLVTAITPTPLGEGKTVTTIGLAQGLAKLNHSVTACIRQPSMGPVFGVKGGAAGGGYSQVAPMEELNLHLTGDIHAVTAAHNLAAAAIDARIYHEQRLGYDDFEARSGLKALKIDPSRVVWKRVMDHNDRALRMVTVGKNEPGKTINGYEREGGFDISAASELMAILALASGLRDLRQRIGRIVLAYSHTGEPITTEDLQVAGAMAVSMKEAIEPTLMQTLEGVPTLIHAGPFANIAHGNSSIIADNIALKLGDYTVTEGGFSSDMGFEKACNIKAQASGKAPDCAVIVATLRGLKANSGHYNLQPGQPMPDALFADDNEALVAGFENLKWHINNVNQYGVPAVVAINRFPQDSDAELATLKAMIEALPYKVRVAISEGFAQGGEGTRELAEQVVAQCETDASFSPLYRAHQSLEEKLMVVAEVGYGAGSVTLSETAKQQLQQLKAQGYDGLAVCLAKTPLSISTDGAIKGAPKGFDVPIRELKLCAGAGFVYALCGNVMTMPGLPEKPAFMHLDLDDEGNIVGLS; encoded by the coding sequence ATGCTGCCTGATGTCGAGATTTGTCGTAATACCACACTCGCTCCCATATCTACCATTGCCAAGCAAGCTGGCCTCATTGACTCAGAGTTTAAAACGCAAGGTAGCTATAAAGCCAAAGTTTCTCTCGATTGCGTAAAGCGTCTTGCCTCCAACCGAACGGGAAAGTTGGTTCTGGTCACCGCCATCACTCCCACGCCCTTGGGTGAAGGAAAAACCGTCACCACCATTGGCCTGGCGCAAGGCTTAGCGAAGCTGAATCATTCTGTGACAGCGTGTATTCGTCAGCCTTCGATGGGGCCCGTATTTGGTGTGAAAGGTGGCGCAGCTGGCGGTGGTTATTCGCAAGTGGCTCCAATGGAGGAGCTCAACCTCCACCTAACGGGAGATATTCATGCGGTGACCGCGGCGCACAACTTGGCTGCTGCGGCTATTGATGCGCGAATCTATCACGAGCAACGCCTAGGCTATGACGATTTTGAGGCGCGTAGTGGCTTAAAAGCGTTAAAAATCGACCCAAGTCGTGTGGTATGGAAGCGGGTGATGGATCACAACGATCGCGCCTTGCGTATGGTAACTGTGGGTAAAAACGAGCCTGGCAAAACCATCAACGGCTACGAGCGTGAAGGCGGGTTTGATATCTCGGCCGCCTCCGAACTAATGGCGATTTTGGCGTTGGCGAGCGGTCTTCGCGATCTGCGTCAGCGCATCGGCCGCATAGTGTTGGCTTATAGCCATACCGGTGAGCCGATCACCACCGAGGATTTGCAGGTGGCCGGCGCGATGGCGGTGAGTATGAAAGAAGCGATTGAACCCACGCTCATGCAAACCTTAGAGGGCGTGCCGACGCTAATCCATGCCGGCCCCTTTGCCAATATTGCCCATGGCAATTCGTCGATTATCGCCGATAACATTGCCCTCAAACTGGGTGACTATACCGTCACCGAAGGCGGCTTTAGCTCAGACATGGGGTTTGAAAAAGCCTGCAACATCAAAGCGCAAGCATCGGGTAAAGCGCCAGATTGTGCGGTGATTGTGGCGACATTGCGTGGCTTAAAAGCCAACTCAGGTCACTACAATTTACAGCCTGGTCAGCCCATGCCCGACGCGCTCTTTGCGGATGATAATGAGGCATTAGTAGCAGGGTTCGAAAACCTCAAATGGCACATCAACAATGTGAATCAATATGGTGTACCGGCGGTGGTGGCAATTAATCGCTTTCCACAAGACAGTGATGCCGAGCTTGCGACACTCAAGGCGATGATTGAAGCCCTGCCCTACAAGGTAAGAGTAGCGATCAGTGAAGGCTTTGCCCAAGGTGGTGAGGGTACGCGTGAACTGGCGGAACAAGTGGTCGCGCAATGTGAAACCGATGCATCATTCTCGCCCTTGTATCGTGCCCATCAAAGTTTGGAAGAAAAACTGATGGTGGTTGCGGAAGTCGGTTATGGCGCGGGAAGCGTGACGTTAAGTGAAACCGCGAAACAGCAACTGCAACAATTGAAAGCGCAAGGGTATGACGGTTTGGCGGTCTGTTTGGCGAAAACGCCGCTGTCTATTTCAACCGATGGTGCGATAAAAGGCGCTCCCAAAGGCTTTGATGTACCGATCCGCGAGTTGAAACTATGCGCGGGTGCCGGATTTGTCTATGCCTTATGCGGCAACGTGATGACTATGCCTGGCCTACCGGAAAAACCGGCATTTATGCACCTCGACCTCGATGATGAGGGTAATATTGTTGGATTGAGTTAA
- a CDS encoding zeta toxin family protein — protein sequence MDDQQITDKAIKQAKAMKKVIARKLVDHLPEEEEAASVFMAGSPGAGKTEAARAMVRAFKNEHDLTLVHIENDELRKEFEDYQGYNSPLFQRPATILVEAIHDRALKRRVSFILDSTLSNFDKAKDNIERSLKKGRFVMIVFVYQEPVQAWRLVKARESVESRRVPSEVFINQFLKSQRVVSELKKLFRDQIDITFIEKNVDGDNKRPHFNVSDIDALLRKKYNRESLERIVGITRGGSHAEQA from the coding sequence ATGGATGATCAACAAATTACGGATAAAGCTATAAAGCAAGCAAAAGCAATGAAAAAAGTGATTGCTAGAAAGCTTGTTGATCATTTGCCCGAGGAGGAGGAAGCGGCTTCTGTATTTATGGCAGGGTCGCCAGGCGCAGGTAAAACGGAAGCGGCTAGAGCGATGGTTCGTGCTTTTAAGAATGAGCACGACCTGACATTGGTGCACATAGAGAACGACGAGTTAAGAAAGGAGTTTGAAGATTATCAAGGTTATAATTCGCCCTTGTTTCAGCGTCCAGCTACAATCTTGGTAGAGGCTATTCATGATCGTGCTTTGAAGCGAAGAGTCAGCTTTATTCTTGATTCAACGCTTTCCAATTTCGATAAAGCGAAAGATAATATTGAGCGATCTTTGAAAAAAGGCCGCTTTGTTATGATTGTTTTTGTATATCAAGAGCCAGTGCAAGCTTGGCGGCTAGTGAAAGCGAGAGAAAGTGTTGAAAGCCGTCGTGTCCCTAGTGAAGTCTTCATCAATCAGTTCCTAAAATCGCAACGTGTGGTGAGTGAACTAAAGAAACTATTTAGGGATCAGATTGATATCACTTTTATTGAGAAAAACGTCGATGGCGATAACAAGAGACCACACTTTAACGTCAGTGACATTGACGCGTTATTGCGCAAAAAGTACAATCGAGAATCGCTTGAACGTATCGTCGGTATAACGAGAGGAGGAAGCCATGCAGAACAAGCGTAA
- a CDS encoding NYN domain-containing protein: MKKIAVFVDVQNIYYTTRQAYGRQFNYRQLWQTLNDMGEVITAYAYAIRRDDDQQIKFQDALRHIGFTVKLKPYIQRADGSTKGDWDVGIAIDVMETAPEVDTVVLLSGDGDFDLLMNKIRARYHTEAIVLGVPSLTANSLVSSVDRFIAIEDDMLL; the protein is encoded by the coding sequence TTGAAAAAAATCGCGGTTTTTGTCGACGTTCAAAATATCTACTACACCACACGCCAAGCCTACGGGCGTCAGTTTAACTATCGCCAGTTGTGGCAAACCCTCAATGACATGGGGGAGGTGATAACCGCGTATGCCTATGCCATTCGCCGTGATGACGATCAGCAAATCAAATTTCAAGATGCCCTGCGCCACATTGGCTTTACCGTCAAGCTCAAACCTTATATTCAACGCGCCGATGGCAGTACCAAAGGCGATTGGGATGTGGGGATTGCTATTGATGTGATGGAAACCGCTCCCGAGGTCGATACCGTGGTGCTGTTATCTGGCGACGGAGATTTTGACTTGCTGATGAACAAAATCCGCGCGCGCTATCACACTGAAGCGATCGTGCTTGGTGTGCCTTCCCTAACGGCTAATTCCTTGGTGAGCAGTGTCGATCGCTTTATTGCGATTGAAGACGATATGTTGTTGTAG
- a CDS encoding Cof-type HAD-IIB family hydrolase, translating into MYKLIALDMDGTLLNSEKAISAENKQAIARAREKGVTVVLASGRPLEGMQPKLDELGIHSDKDFVLYYNGSMVKNVGTDKVILQKGLDGKAAKTLARHAEALGASVHAFSTEHGLITPAQNPYTEIEGKINGLDITVMDFETLSDDHPIIKVLMVAEPSKLNEVIAALPSALREEFTVVQSAPFFLEFLNPESNKGTGVAAIAEHLGIQPNEVICMGDAENDHAMLEYAGLGIAMANAMEATKQIADYITESNDEHGVAKAIEKFVLAADSAVA; encoded by the coding sequence ATGTACAAATTAATCGCCTTGGATATGGACGGCACCTTGTTAAACAGCGAGAAAGCAATCTCTGCTGAGAATAAGCAAGCCATTGCCCGCGCGCGTGAAAAAGGCGTGACTGTGGTATTGGCGTCCGGTCGGCCGCTTGAGGGCATGCAGCCTAAGCTGGATGAGTTGGGTATCCATTCAGATAAAGACTTTGTGCTTTATTACAATGGCTCGATGGTGAAAAACGTGGGGACCGATAAGGTGATCTTGCAAAAAGGGCTCGACGGAAAAGCCGCTAAAACATTGGCTCGGCACGCCGAGGCACTGGGAGCCTCTGTGCATGCCTTTAGTACTGAACATGGTTTGATTACCCCAGCACAGAATCCGTACACCGAGATTGAGGGCAAGATCAACGGCCTGGATATTACCGTGATGGATTTCGAGACCCTAAGTGATGATCATCCGATTATCAAAGTGTTGATGGTGGCGGAGCCAAGCAAGTTAAATGAAGTGATCGCCGCTTTACCATCCGCGCTGCGGGAGGAGTTTACAGTCGTACAAAGTGCGCCTTTCTTCCTCGAGTTTTTAAACCCTGAGAGCAATAAAGGGACGGGGGTGGCCGCCATTGCGGAGCATTTAGGTATTCAACCTAACGAGGTGATTTGCATGGGCGATGCTGAAAACGATCACGCGATGTTGGAATATGCGGGCCTTGGGATTGCGATGGCGAATGCCATGGAAGCAACCAAGCAAATCGCGGATTACATTACCGAGAGCAATGATGAGCACGGTGTGGCCAAAGCGATTGAAAAGTTTGTGTTAGCGGCCGATAGCGCCGTAGCGTAA
- a CDS encoding DUF3080 domain-containing protein — MRRIQTAILVISLAALAGCQSDDPAKDMMTDYYQRLGNVLDAPTPDFTAPELPTLPRKRDLVQPLDELRMGVLDAYELRQCGLFNLIAERNSSLGKVADRFRQLDYELKFIDTAAQCLPQVKDPSIHAELEKALALKRQQREKVIWNTLIDSDAWRAQLNLPAFTLPIELPAHSNAVNTIAQFSQLIPSTQAPTESVTDWQESIEKQPILGDLFVSLSYHTAWLNQTSELIANHQDKVRCGGNFDTTRLKRLQTVFYKFYVGDVQPYLARVDGLYRDLAPALARLASLNTPDTFNDYKNAYWKGDAYQAYKAAIKHHADVWQQLFQRCDVKLGQ, encoded by the coding sequence ATGCGCCGAATACAAACCGCAATACTCGTCATATCGTTAGCAGCATTAGCGGGATGCCAATCAGATGATCCAGCCAAGGACATGATGACCGACTACTATCAGCGACTTGGGAATGTGTTGGATGCGCCAACCCCCGATTTCACCGCCCCTGAGCTACCGACATTGCCACGTAAACGCGATCTGGTTCAGCCGCTTGATGAACTGCGAATGGGGGTGCTCGATGCCTATGAGCTTCGCCAGTGTGGCTTATTCAACCTTATTGCAGAACGTAACTCATCCTTGGGTAAAGTCGCGGATCGCTTTCGCCAACTTGACTACGAGCTCAAATTCATCGATACCGCGGCGCAGTGTTTGCCGCAAGTGAAGGATCCAAGTATTCACGCTGAGCTAGAAAAGGCGCTGGCGCTTAAACGCCAGCAGCGGGAGAAAGTGATCTGGAATACCTTGATTGATAGTGATGCTTGGCGCGCGCAGCTCAACTTGCCGGCGTTTACGCTCCCCATCGAGCTTCCGGCACATAGCAATGCGGTCAACACCATTGCGCAATTTAGCCAATTAATACCCTCAACCCAAGCGCCCACAGAGTCTGTTACAGACTGGCAAGAAAGCATCGAAAAACAGCCAATTTTAGGCGATTTGTTTGTGAGCTTGAGCTATCACACCGCTTGGCTTAACCAAACCAGTGAACTGATTGCTAACCATCAAGATAAAGTGCGTTGCGGCGGTAATTTCGATACCACCCGTTTAAAACGCCTGCAGACTGTCTTTTATAAGTTTTACGTGGGTGATGTGCAGCCATATCTGGCTCGGGTAGATGGGCTGTATCGCGATCTTGCCCCGGCTCTTGCGCGTCTTGCGAGCTTAAACACGCCTGACACATTTAACGATTACAAAAACGCCTACTGGAAGGGAGACGCTTATCAGGCCTACAAAGCGGCGATTAAACATCATGCTGATGTCTGGCAACAATTGTTCCAGCGTTGCGATGTCAAACTCGGCCAATAA
- a CDS encoding MATE family efflux transporter, with translation MQQYHDEARAIVRLSVPVFIAQIAQTSMGFVDTVMAGGYSATDMAAVAVASSIWMPAILFGIGLLMAMVPVIAQLNGAGKANQIPFQFQQGVYMALLLSVPIGLILYKAGFIIDLMDVEAALTVKTIGYLHAVVWAVPAFLLFQAIRNLCEGMSLTVPAMVIGFIGLAANVPLNWMFVYGKLGAPELGGVGCGVATALVYWLMAALMAAYVMISKKLSGLHLFATLYTPIIKEQIRLFKLGFPVAASLFFEVTLFAAIAILIAPLGPITVAAHQVAINFSTMIFMLPMSLGVAVSIRVGHLLGKRTTEGAANSAKIGIWLGVSTAVITALLTVWLRDLIIALYSDNPDVATLASSLMLLAAIYQITDAIQVVAAGALRGYKDMRAIFQRTLIAYWGLGLPLGYVLGMTDWLVPAMGAHGFWVGIIIGLSSAAVLLGLRLRWMRQQSPEFQLAMAER, from the coding sequence GTGCAGCAATACCATGATGAAGCAAGAGCCATTGTTCGGCTGAGTGTGCCTGTTTTTATTGCCCAAATAGCGCAAACCTCTATGGGGTTTGTCGATACCGTGATGGCAGGTGGCTACAGTGCTACCGATATGGCGGCCGTGGCGGTAGCCTCAAGCATATGGATGCCCGCGATTTTATTTGGCATCGGCTTGCTAATGGCGATGGTCCCGGTGATTGCCCAGCTCAACGGGGCTGGTAAAGCAAACCAGATCCCTTTTCAATTTCAGCAGGGCGTGTACATGGCACTGCTATTAAGCGTGCCGATTGGGCTCATTTTATATAAAGCTGGCTTTATTATTGACTTGATGGATGTCGAAGCGGCGCTCACGGTTAAGACCATTGGTTACTTACATGCCGTGGTTTGGGCCGTCCCGGCTTTTTTGCTTTTCCAAGCGATTCGTAACTTATGTGAAGGCATGTCACTCACAGTTCCAGCAATGGTAATAGGTTTTATCGGCCTGGCCGCTAACGTGCCGCTTAACTGGATGTTCGTCTACGGTAAGCTGGGGGCCCCAGAACTTGGCGGCGTCGGATGTGGCGTTGCCACCGCGCTAGTGTACTGGCTGATGGCAGCGCTGATGGCCGCGTATGTGATGATAAGCAAAAAGCTAAGTGGTCTACACCTATTCGCCACCCTTTACACGCCGATTATCAAAGAGCAAATCCGCTTATTTAAACTCGGCTTCCCCGTGGCGGCCTCGCTCTTCTTCGAGGTGACCTTGTTTGCGGCGATTGCTATTTTAATCGCCCCACTTGGGCCGATAACCGTGGCCGCGCATCAGGTGGCGATCAACTTCTCCACCATGATCTTTATGTTACCGATGAGCCTTGGCGTGGCAGTCAGCATTCGTGTCGGCCACCTATTGGGCAAACGCACCACCGAAGGCGCGGCCAATTCCGCTAAAATTGGTATTTGGCTTGGTGTCAGCACGGCCGTAATCACTGCTCTACTCACCGTATGGCTACGCGATCTCATTATCGCCCTGTATTCGGATAACCCCGACGTCGCCACGCTGGCCTCATCATTGATGTTATTAGCGGCTATCTATCAGATCACCGATGCCATTCAAGTAGTCGCCGCCGGTGCCCTGCGTGGCTACAAAGACATGCGCGCGATTTTCCAACGCACCCTAATCGCCTACTGGGGGCTGGGCTTGCCGCTCGGTTATGTGCTTGGTATGACAGACTGGCTGGTGCCGGCCATGGGCGCACATGGTTTCTGGGTTGGCATTATTATCGGCCTATCTAGTGCGGCTGTATTGTTGGGTCTACGCTTACGCTGGATGCGCCAACAATCCCCCGAGTTCCAACTAGCCATGGCAGAGCGGTAA
- a CDS encoding CPXCG motif-containing cysteine-rich protein translates to MDDMTDRIVNCPHCGHRFDITLDLSGGNQEFYEDCPNCCNAIHYDMQIDESHRTINLFIDADDEQIF, encoded by the coding sequence ATGGACGATATGACTGACCGGATCGTTAATTGCCCGCACTGTGGCCATCGCTTTGATATCACATTGGATCTGAGTGGTGGTAACCAAGAGTTTTATGAAGATTGCCCAAACTGTTGCAATGCCATTCATTACGATATGCAGATTGATGAATCTCATCGAACCATTAATCTGTTTATTGATGCAGACGATGAGCAAATTTTCTAG
- the hxpB gene encoding hexitol phosphatase HxpB, with the protein MLSAAIFDMDGLLVDSEPFWQRAQIDVLSELGVSISLQDTRDTTGVRIDEIVKYYARTQPWQGPSNADVQARIVDRVVALVKDEKPMMPGVKDAIAICHQAGLKVGLASSSPLTLIHPTLDALGLSEQFAIVESAGALKYGKPHPEVYLNAANALDVDPEHCVAFEDSFTGLLAAKAASMKTIVVPAAHEWEDPRFVIADQKLASLRAFSADNLESLSPSTS; encoded by the coding sequence ATGTTATCTGCCGCAATATTTGATATGGACGGCCTGTTGGTTGACTCAGAGCCGTTTTGGCAACGTGCACAAATTGACGTATTGAGCGAGCTGGGTGTTTCCATCAGTTTGCAAGACACACGTGATACCACAGGCGTTCGAATTGACGAGATAGTCAAATACTACGCACGCACTCAGCCTTGGCAGGGTCCCTCCAATGCCGACGTACAAGCGCGGATCGTCGACCGTGTGGTGGCGTTAGTGAAAGACGAAAAACCGATGATGCCGGGCGTTAAAGACGCGATAGCAATTTGCCATCAAGCCGGACTTAAAGTGGGTTTAGCCTCGTCATCGCCCCTTACGCTTATTCATCCAACTCTCGATGCGTTAGGACTCAGTGAGCAATTTGCCATTGTCGAGTCAGCGGGCGCGCTTAAATACGGCAAGCCTCATCCAGAGGTTTATCTTAACGCCGCCAACGCCTTGGATGTGGATCCCGAGCACTGTGTTGCCTTTGAAGACTCATTTACCGGCCTACTTGCCGCCAAGGCGGCCTCAATGAAAACCATTGTTGTGCCCGCCGCTCACGAGTGGGAAGATCCCCGTTTCGTGATTGCCGACCAAAAGCTTGCGAGCCTTCGCGCATTTAGCGCAGATAATCTCGAATCGCTCTCGCCGTCGACGTCGTAA
- the hutH gene encoding histidine ammonia-lyase, translated as MYTLTLQPGELTLDQLRQVSREPVQLAFADGIEATMKTSTDTVTNVLEQGRVVYGINTGFGLLANTRIELDDLETLQRSIVLSHAAGIGEFMDDATVRLMMVLKIASLARGYSGIRFEVVKALAELVNREVYPCIPKKGSVGASGDLAPLAHMSTVLLGEGQARYKGEVISGEAALKIAGLSPITLGPKEGLALLNGTQASTAFALEGLFEAEDLYAAATVCGALSVEAALGSRRPFDPRIHAVRGHQTQMDAAAAYRHLLNESSEIGDSHQNCEKVQDPYSLRCQPQVMGACLQQIRQAADVLITEANAVSDNPLVFPEDGDIISGGNFHAEPVAMAADNLALAIAEIGSLSERRMALLIDTNLSKLPAFLVNNGGVNSGFMIAQVTAAALASENKTLAHPASIDSLPTSANQEDHVSMATFAARRLHDMSSNTRGILAVELLSASQGIDFRAPHKSSERLEQAKAELRGVVPFYDKDRYFAPDIEKANALLKTGTYNRLMPNSLLPSLSTVS; from the coding sequence ATGTACACATTAACGCTACAACCTGGTGAGCTCACCCTAGACCAACTACGACAAGTCAGCCGAGAGCCCGTGCAACTGGCGTTTGCTGACGGCATTGAAGCCACTATGAAAACCAGCACCGACACTGTCACCAACGTCCTTGAGCAAGGACGGGTGGTCTACGGCATCAATACGGGCTTTGGCTTATTGGCCAATACCCGCATTGAGCTGGACGATCTGGAAACACTCCAACGCTCGATTGTGCTGTCTCACGCAGCGGGCATTGGTGAGTTTATGGACGATGCCACCGTGCGCCTGATGATGGTGCTCAAAATTGCGAGCTTGGCGCGTGGCTATTCCGGGATCCGCTTTGAGGTCGTCAAAGCGCTGGCAGAGTTGGTCAACCGCGAGGTGTATCCCTGCATCCCCAAAAAAGGCTCCGTGGGCGCTTCAGGCGACCTTGCGCCTCTCGCGCATATGAGCACGGTACTATTGGGAGAAGGCCAAGCGCGTTATAAAGGCGAAGTGATTTCTGGTGAAGCCGCGTTAAAAATCGCTGGGTTATCGCCTATTACACTGGGGCCAAAAGAAGGTCTGGCGCTACTTAATGGTACTCAGGCGTCTACGGCCTTTGCCCTCGAAGGCCTGTTCGAGGCCGAAGATCTGTACGCCGCCGCCACGGTTTGTGGTGCATTATCAGTGGAAGCAGCCCTCGGCAGCCGCCGCCCCTTCGATCCACGCATTCACGCCGTACGCGGCCACCAAACCCAAATGGATGCCGCTGCCGCCTATCGCCACCTATTGAATGAGTCCAGTGAAATTGGCGATAGCCACCAAAACTGCGAAAAGGTTCAAGACCCTTACTCACTGCGCTGCCAACCACAGGTGATGGGCGCTTGCTTGCAGCAAATTCGCCAAGCCGCCGACGTGCTCATTACGGAAGCCAATGCGGTATCCGATAACCCACTGGTGTTCCCAGAAGATGGCGACATCATTTCTGGGGGCAACTTCCACGCCGAGCCCGTTGCCATGGCTGCAGACAACCTCGCATTAGCGATTGCAGAGATTGGCAGCTTGTCGGAACGTCGGATGGCACTGCTCATCGACACTAACCTCAGTAAACTCCCTGCCTTTTTGGTGAACAATGGGGGGGTTAACTCTGGGTTTATGATCGCACAGGTCACTGCTGCGGCGTTGGCCAGTGAAAACAAAACCCTGGCCCACCCCGCCTCGATTGACAGCCTGCCTACCTCTGCAAACCAAGAGGATCATGTCTCTATGGCGACCTTTGCTGCTCGCCGCCTACATGATATGAGCAGCAACACACGCGGTATTTTGGCCGTTGAACTGCTCTCAGCCAGTCAAGGCATTGACTTTCGTGCCCCTCATAAAAGTTCTGAGCGCTTGGAGCAAGCCAAAGCGGAATTGCGTGGCGTGGTGCCGTTTTATGATAAAGACCGCTACTTTGCCCCCGATATCGAAAAGGCTAATGCACTGCTTAAAACCGGCACCTATAATCGCTTAATGCCAAATAGCCTCTTGCCGAGCTTGTCTACCGTCTCTTAA